TGTTATGGTGCTGGCAGGAACGGTGTGGCAGTTGGAAGGGGATACTCTCCTGTCCAGTTTCAGAGTAGCAGTGACAAGGTTCTCCTGACGGAGGTGCTTCATTAATAAAACTACAGCTGAAGACCAGCCCGTGATCACAACGAAACCAAGCGAAAGCAAAAAACGTAACATCTCATTGACGGGCACGCAAACCCAAGATGTGTGAACGAATGAGAGGatcagggaaagagaggaagaaagggggaTGAAAAAGGAGGTGCGGGTGGAGGACTGGTGGCTCTGTCCCCACCCCAGCTTCTTTCCTTGGTGCGTTTCCCCCAAACTTGATGCAGAAGGATGGGGAAAGACTGATCAGGCTTTGAAAAGAGAACGAGCTTTTAAGAAacgagaaggagaagagaggaagactgAAGGtgcaaagagagaaaaacataaaggaggggagggggagaaggagagacagcaTTCATCATACAAATGGTGACGTCTCAACACGACTCGATCGATCCCAGGCACTTTGTCATTCGCGATTAGAAAGAACTGGTGGAGGGTGTGGTCAGTCTTTTCCCAATATAGACCctgaaaagagaggaaaattaCAGTAAGGGAAAAATACATTGAATACtgcatacaatatttttaaaccctgaattatacaggatgtgtgtgtttagttATCACAATGTGTACGTGTTGGATGTGGTTATGTAGTTGGGTAGACTATTTTGACCGTTGTCCGTAAAACATGTTATTTAATAAGGAAATTCTAATAGATCAGGCAGAGATGATGTGATTATGTTCAGGCTGAATGGGTGTAAAAGGGTGTTTATCTGTTGTGTGCGGGACTAAGGCCTTGGACAGCAGGTGTTGCATGTCTGTATGAAAGCAGCTGCAGTGAGAGCCAGACAGGGCGGGGTTCTCCACAGAGACTCGGCTCTGAGGCTCTCAGATGCCCTCTGCTGACCTACACCTGAACTACAGACCCACGTGTTTGTGTACACGCTGTAGGGCAAGAACAGCATTGTAAATCCTAACCTGTGAGCGTGCGTGTCGGTGTTCTTGCATAGCTGCTTGTGTGTAAGAGGgagagtgtgtatgagcatgtgtgagtgtgtgtgactatggATATGTGTTTGTCCTTGCATagctgcctctgtgtgtgtgtgtgtgtgtgtgtgtgtgtgcatgtgtgtccttTCATAGCTGcctgcctatgtgtgtgtgtgtgagcgagtatGGGTATGTGTTTGTCCTTGCacagctgcctgtgtgtgtgtgtgtgtgtgtgtgtgtgtgagcgagtatGGGTATGTGTTTGTCCTTGcacagcagcctgtgtgtgtgtgcatgtgtgtgagtgagcgtgctATTCTTCCGGGGCTCTCACCCCAGTCCGAGCGCTAGGATGTGAgacaggagcagggaggggataAACACTTTGAGGAATTCGGCGGAGAACACGCCCCCTTTCTTCATGGCACCCGTCTTCCTCATGCTGAGCGTCACCGAGCGCCGGGGGTGCCGGAAGTGGAACTCCCTGATGACCCAAAAATCGTCAGTCCCAAAAAAGACCGAAAATATGCTTCCTGGATATATTCTCTAGAATCCAAAAGGCacacaaaactattttttcctAACTAAACTTGTAATATAATGTGACacaacaagaacaaaactaaAGCAGCGAGGTTTGACCTTTCAGCACGACCCGCCAAAGGCAGTTTATAAACTTGAGACATGCATGTATTCTGGAAGTgtactcccctcctcccccactccaTGACGCCCCTTCCAGAAAGGACTTGTGGGTTGGCGAGGCACCAGGACTCACTTGGGGGGAATGTTCTCCGGTCGGCTGGACCAGTCAGCCACCCAGTCTGTGCCCTTGCTCATGAGGATGTCCTCATCGCGCTCCTTCTCCGGGCCCTCCTCTTCCGACTGCGCGCGGGGGAGGGAAAAGCGCGTTCAGGTGAACAGAAACACGGTTACTTTGGAAGGCGGAGGCTGCTAGTGGTGCGACGGTGTAcctgactctctctcctgctgggCATCTCCACGTCGAAGGTGATCTGACCCTCGTCCTGGTCGGGACTGTGAGGTCTGGGAGGACTGCAGAAATGGCGTGTGGAAATACAGAAAGAGGAACATCACTCAAGTGCTGGGACTCCAAAAACAAGCAAGTATTCACTTAAAGTGCACATAATAACAGTAAGAAAGCATTTTATATGAAACTTTTCATCAACAATTTCAAAGTGTTTTAAAGACAAGTATACACTATAATGGAATGTacctccgaacctccccctcactacccatcttccaccgtggcctgaagactcatctcttcagactatacctagactaaccaccaccacgctgtatatttcactctaaatcccccccccccccctttttcatgacacttgttgcatgttgccccatcccagcactttttggtaatttgtatttgtcctaatactgtagcttattcttctgcctagttggctttgcagaggttaggtctgaatagtgttcactgtgtgaactaaactgaaatagctgtacaaaataagtattgtatcttactgaaccctgtgtttagtagttgtctatgaccatgaaatgcacttttgtacgtcgctttggataaaagcgtctgccaaataaatgtaatgtaatgtaatataaaataaccaCACAGTAATTTTTAATTCTGAGGTgctgaaagaaagaagaaaacagacACTCATATGATGAAGACAAAATAGGTAGATATATCTAAGCCCCAAAAACTATGGTGGTTTAAACATATTCTGTGGTCAAACCCCTTGGGATTCAGGTAAGCAAGATAAAGCAATGAAATGCACACTGAGAGTGGTCACTTATGTTTTTGACTCACTGTGGTGTGGGAAAGCTCAGTGACCAGGTGCCATCTGAAAATGAACCATTTTGTGAACAGCACCCAACActattttctcctttttaagaaaaatgttaaaattccaTTTGCCagaaaccatggcaaccaaaACTTGCGTGACTACTGTAAGATGATGCAGTGTAGAGATATCAGACAGTCCAGGCTAATGCAGTTTGATCCAACTAATGCACCTCCTACTGACTGTGAGATTTAAGTTGATGCCATATGCCTCCATTTAATTGGGAGCTTGTCTTACCTACAAAATAAACCATTGAATGAGAATCAATACACATATCTTTTAAAGTGTTGATACTCATATACtgtctttcaaataaaaagcCACACCCAATTTTAAGCACTCCATTAAATTCTTATTCTATGTAAACATGATTAACAGTCTTAGAAGGATCATGTTATTGATTTGTGATGATGGTGCTATTAGAATAATCCAATATACAGTCGCATGCCCACATTCAAATTATAttcacaaaattgttttttttttcttcaataaatGTGTGATTTAGTCCTGGCTGATATCTTATCAGTCTGCCTTATGTTGCAAGTATGTGGATCTAGGTCATATCTGACTTCACTGCTGCAGATGCACTGGGTTGGGTCAATAAACACAGTGACGTCCTCAACCCGACCAGCACTTTCATAAATAAGGCTTCACGCCAAGAAACCAGGATGAGGGGGTGGTCTGTCGTTAGAGCCCCTTTATTTATGGAAAGTTTCTAAATGGAGGCCAGATAGTAAAAAGCTAGTGCAAATGAAGGACAAAAAAATGTGACGGTTTCAAGACTGATAAGCCTTAGTTTTGCTTTCTAACACAATTACTGATAACAGGTAATAAACAGCAACCAGCAGTTCCACCCAAAAATCACCATTGTGAGTATGCCCCTCAGtacttttcccctcttttctcccatctctctccccctctctctcatgtctCCCTCCCTCGCACGTCCCGTGCGGCCCCCGTCTCTGACCTGTCGCAGGAGGAGCTGCTCTGGCTGGACTCGTGCTGGGCGTCCAGCAGGATCTTCTCCATGTCCCCGTTATGGATGGAGGACGAGGAGGGCACGTGCTCCAGGCCGCCCGTCAcggcgtcctcctcctcctcctccggcacGGCGGCCAGAGCGGGCGGGGCCTGTCCCTCGCCCTCGTTCCCGTTGCTGGGGCCGGAGGGGGGCGCGCCGGCGAGCGCCgctggcagggaggggggcccCGTGTTGCCGTTCATTTCCAGTTCCACCCAGGAGCCTGCGGAACGCGAGCAGAGGAACGGCCCAAACGCAAACGGTGAGTCGCGCCAGATTTACTGGATGCTGAGGTGTCCCTTGGCTGACTccccaaaaatacatttactttcAATCAATTCTCACCTCCTTACACCTGGACCAAAATTAACACCAACAGACAGATAGATTAATAGATAGATAAATGGATAAATGCatagacagatagagagagggggacggaAATAGCTTTACTCCAGGAAACAGGGTTTTATGTGGGCTGTGCCTGTACTGAAAGCACCATAAAGCTCAGATTTAcggcctgtgtttgtgttcagcctGACTCTAATAGCACATTTGTGTTGGCAGACACAGGAAGAGCCTATCAGATGTGATGCAGCATACTCTACCGcagggcttttttaaaaatgtgcatggCAGAAAGGTGGCTGGACCGCCTGCCACTCTAATTTTGAAGACTAGCCAATTGGCCTACATTTTGCTTCTTAGTGGGTCCACATTTCCCACAGAGAAAGCCACCCTAGCTTTGTCAGGCCATCCTTCAgataacaaaatttaaaaatattgaacattttaatgtaatctCAGTGTTACATAGGCCTACTTCAACTGTTAAGCATTGGTCTGTACGTTACATATCTTCAGTTGTCCTTAATATTTAAGAAGTGTTTTCCACAAAATAAACACTCTAATGTTCCctaagaaaaaaagattctggTTTTGGTCTGAAGTGTTAATTGTTAGGGAAAGGCAACCAATCAgaaaaagggaaggagggagtcAGGCCTAAAGCCTATTGTAATTCATATTGGAGAAAACAGTTCAATAAtgtaatatgaataaaattaaaatgacacagcaaCAAGAGAAAACAAAGGTAGGATACCTTTAGTGATACAAAATGGCAGCACATTTCTGAGTAAGTAAACGTCACACAGGGCCTGAACCTGGTACATGAGTGTCTGAATGGTTTCACTGGCCAAGCATGAATCCACAGCCCTGTTTTAATGTCCAGCCTTAGCCAGCAGATTAGCCAGTGGCTGCTGcatcacccccaccctgctTTTCAGCAGACGCTCTGCGACAGCGACAGCGCCCTTTGTCTTTGCTCGTCATAAAAGAGTTGCCATGACACCGCTTGAGCTGAGCATTCCGCAAGCTTTTCATGGAGGGGGCAATGGTTGTCAGCAGCAGGGTGAAAACCTCAGATAGCCTAATGGCCACAGAAGAGATTTCTAGAAATGTGCACATATGCAGTTTGGATGGCCAATGTCCAAAATGTAGGATATATCCATACAGTAAACAAGAAGCTGCTTTTCAATGTCTTTGTGTAAAGGAAGAAACGTAGCATCAAAAGTAAATTTAAGCTAGCCCACGCTCAATAAGCTTCTTTGAGGGTTACTGTTTATCAGTATTAAATGAAACAGACTAGTTGAATGTGTTACTAATGTAGTACAACAATTCTCACAGCGGTGGCTGTCTAGAAGTACATAGCCTAAAACAAATGGATGAGTGTAAGAGGTTTCTATCACATCATcatgaaaaaacaatttaatgtatAATCCATGCAGTCACAATGGTAAAAACTACACCCACTGCACAAAATGTTATGAAACGTGTAAATTCCTTAGGAAAGGCAACAAACTGGGACCTAAGTGGGAGCTTTATCACAATATTGACCTAAGTGGGAGCTTTTTCCACAACATTTCCCATTACAAGCCTACATGATGCAGCAGGCTCGAACTGGAACTAGGCTAATCCCACTGAGcaagcaaaatgaaataaacttcTCTAAGGAGTCCTCACTAGTAAGACTAAACAAAACAGACCTTTGATTCCCAGTCCGCATCATTGAATGGAATAAAAACATGGAGAATTGCTTTATCCAATACAATTCTGCCGTTAGCCATGAAAATCACATGGCGGCTGCATAAACTTCATTCTGTCATCAGGCTGAAAGCAtcatctcagtcacacacatcattaaaaaaagaaactgcaccTCTCAGCACTCTCAGACTGCCCCTTAGacttacagcacagacaaaccACTGGATGTAGTAGTTTTGGTTCAAGTTTGGATTAGAAGCTTGGTCCTATATCTGACTTCAGTATGAAGACACCTTAGGAATTGTTTCATAACACAGGCCAGCATGTTTCTGGGTATCTAGTCTACTGGCCAAGAAGaccaaagggggaaaaaacaggcaaaGAACATTCTGTTCAGAAGTAGTTAAGGGTCAAATGCAGCAAATTCACTCATGGTCACTATTTCCTAAACACAGTCTACGATTACTTCACACAAAAAGAAACTATCACCATATATATTCCATTACTCAGCAATCCTGAGCAAGAATTATTTTCCTTACGTAATAGTCATGGAGGATTAATCCCAgcctgtcagacctacagtcGGGTGACTGTTTAGTATCCTTCCCAGCCCCAATTTCCACATGTTCTGCATTTGCCTGTGTCACTGCTAAATATGCAGTGGGCATTGTGTCATGTGAAACAGAGGCTCCTTGCTTACCACTTCTAGGACAGCTGGTTGGGAGTGCAGCCTGACCTAGTTGTTGTTGACCCTATGTAGTTCCGAGCTCACACTAGTTCAACCAAATGTCCTTAGACAGACTGACCTCCCTAGAAAGACCAGGAGATAGGTGCCAATTATTACAGGCACCAGAGGGGGCTGGTGCcttcaaataaatgtgatgtcagACAAACCATGCCTGACTGATCAAATGTTAGCCAAGAGCCAACAAACCAAATTTTCAGTGGTGCCTGACAACAGCCAGCACTGCCAATGCTTTTCATGGCTGGAGAACATACTCTGAAGCTCGAAAAGACAACTAGAGCTCTGATTTTATCACATGACGAATATTTTCTCAAGAGAAACGCAAATGAGCCAATTACTTGGTAAATTAAAGGATCAGCGGTCTACCTTACCCCACAATAgacaccccccaacacacacattctcttccAAATTTCAAGGGCCTTTGTTTGTTCACTTCTCTTTCTCCCAGACAGCTTAGCCTTCTTTGTttagcaaagaaaaacaaaaacatctgcttagccacatttgcattttatcgAATTATTCCGAATAACGGTCATAATAATAGCGTGTATTGCGTTAGCCAAGTTATGTAAGAAGTTGTTGAACATAAAACATGGATTCCATCATGGACTAAACAAAGGGTTAGCTAGATGGCTAACTGCAGAGTCCCCTGCACGTTTGGCAATAAGCAATTTTGTTGCTTGAATTCCATGCAGTTAGACTTAATTGCGGGAACTGATTGCGCGCATTTAAATATCACGCACATTGTAAACCGTTaccatgataaaaaaaagataacatttCGGACATGTTTGCAgacaccccgcccccgccaccaTTTTTCTAGTTCCTCTTCTCGCCTTGTTTTGGCATCAACATGTTCcatggccccgcctcccccaatGCTGTATAAGAACACATTTTGCCGAGTTGCGGTTGGCTTTGCT
This region of Anguilla rostrata isolate EN2019 chromosome 8, ASM1855537v3, whole genome shotgun sequence genomic DNA includes:
- the bnip3la gene encoding BCL2 interacting protein 3 like a isoform X1, giving the protein MSVAAAAAQQNNNEEPGLNGSWVELEMNGNTGPPSLPAALAGAPPSGPSNGNEGEGQAPPALAAVPEEEEEDAVTGGLEHVPSSSSIHNGDMEKILLDAQHESSQSSSSCDSPPRPHSPDQDEGQITFDVEMPSRRESQSEEEGPEKERDEDILMSKGTDWVADWSSRPENIPPKEFHFRHPRRSVTLSMRKTGAMKKGGVFSAEFLKVFIPSLLLSHILALGLGVYIGKRLTTPSTSSF
- the bnip3la gene encoding BCL2 interacting protein 3 like a isoform X2, which produces MSEMLSFFYHGNGLQCSWVELEMNGNTGPPSLPAALAGAPPSGPSNGNEGEGQAPPALAAVPEEEEEDAVTGGLEHVPSSSSIHNGDMEKILLDAQHESSQSSSSCDSPPRPHSPDQDEGQITFDVEMPSRRESQSEEEGPEKERDEDILMSKGTDWVADWSSRPENIPPKEFHFRHPRRSVTLSMRKTGAMKKGGVFSAEFLKVFIPSLLLSHILALGLGVYIGKRLTTPSTSSF